In the Chryseobacterium sp. MYb264 genome, one interval contains:
- a CDS encoding RsmE family RNA methyltransferase produces the protein MKLFFGEINNGKAIINDEEQQHIVKVLRMKNGEEIHLTDGKGNLASGTLMIEGKKANIEVSEIKTDLPNFSSKLHIAIAPTKNIDRIEFFVEKAVEMGISEITILQTEKTERKNINIDKLRKQAVAASKQSLRFHFPVINDIIKIQDFLKNIDSETTFVAHCHENLERIDLKEIPALENVTFFIGPEGDFSEKEILFLAENNVKAVSLGNQRLRTETAGIFVAAWNYYNLI, from the coding sequence ATGAAACTTTTTTTTGGAGAAATAAATAACGGAAAAGCAATCATTAACGATGAAGAGCAGCAACACATTGTAAAAGTTCTTCGAATGAAAAATGGAGAGGAAATTCATTTAACGGACGGAAAAGGAAATCTGGCTTCCGGAACATTAATGATTGAAGGAAAAAAGGCGAATATTGAAGTTTCAGAAATAAAGACAGATTTACCAAATTTCAGTTCAAAGCTTCATATTGCGATTGCTCCAACGAAAAATATTGACCGTATTGAGTTTTTTGTAGAAAAAGCCGTGGAAATGGGAATTTCTGAGATCACCATTTTACAAACCGAAAAAACAGAACGTAAAAATATCAACATCGATAAACTGAGAAAGCAAGCTGTTGCCGCTTCAAAACAAAGTTTGAGATTTCATTTTCCTGTTATTAATGATATTATTAAAATTCAGGATTTTCTGAAGAATATAGATTCAGAAACAACTTTTGTGGCGCACTGTCATGAGAATTTAGAAAGAATTGATTTGAAAGAAATTCCAGCATTGGAAAATGTAACGTTCTTTATTGGTCCTGAAGGAGATTTTTCGGAAAAAGAAATTTTGTTTTTGGCTGAAAATAATGTGAAAGCAGTTTCATTAGGAAACCAAAGATTGCGAACGGAAACGGCAGGCATCTTTGTAGCAGCTTGGAATTATTACAATTTAATATAA
- the tsaD gene encoding tRNA (adenosine(37)-N6)-threonylcarbamoyltransferase complex transferase subunit TsaD has protein sequence MSDSIILGIESSCDDTSAAIIKGNSILSNIAATQAIHKEYGGVVPELASRAHQQNIIPVVEKSLTKANIQQNAISAIGFTRGPGLLGSLLVGTSFAKSLAMSLDVPLIEVNHLQAHILAHFIEDANPMPPKFPFLCLTVSGGHTMIVLVKDYFDMEIIGKTIDDAAGEAFDKIGKIFDLDYPAGSIIDRLAKEGNPDAFKFNKPKLENYDYSFSGIKTSVLYFIQKEVKKDPDFIKNNLIDLCASVQKTIIEILMAKLEKAAKDLNVKEVAIAGGVSANSELRKVMQNNHEKLGWNIYIPKFEYTTDNAAMIAMVAQLKFERGEFTDLRTSATSKYDL, from the coding sequence ATGAGCGACTCTATAATTTTAGGTATTGAATCGTCCTGCGACGATACATCAGCAGCTATCATCAAGGGAAATTCTATTCTTTCGAATATCGCTGCGACTCAGGCCATCCATAAAGAATATGGCGGTGTAGTTCCTGAACTGGCATCGCGCGCGCATCAGCAGAATATCATCCCCGTTGTTGAAAAATCTTTAACCAAAGCAAATATACAACAAAATGCAATTTCTGCTATAGGATTTACACGTGGTCCCGGACTTTTAGGTTCACTTCTTGTGGGCACCTCATTTGCTAAGTCATTGGCTATGAGTTTAGATGTCCCGTTAATTGAAGTAAACCACCTCCAGGCGCATATTTTAGCGCATTTCATTGAGGATGCAAATCCTATGCCGCCCAAATTTCCTTTTTTATGTCTTACGGTAAGCGGAGGGCATACGATGATTGTTTTGGTGAAAGATTATTTCGACATGGAAATCATTGGTAAAACCATTGATGATGCAGCAGGAGAAGCATTCGATAAAATCGGAAAAATCTTCGATTTAGATTATCCGGCAGGGTCCATTATTGACAGACTGGCCAAAGAGGGAAACCCGGATGCTTTTAAATTTAATAAACCAAAATTAGAGAATTACGATTATTCTTTCAGTGGAATCAAGACTTCTGTATTATATTTTATACAAAAAGAAGTTAAAAAAGACCCTGATTTTATTAAAAATAATTTAATTGATCTTTGTGCTTCTGTACAAAAAACCATTATTGAAATTTTAATGGCTAAACTGGAAAAAGCGGCAAAAGATTTAAATGTAAAAGAAGTTGCCATTGCCGGCGGCGTTTCTGCTAATTCTGAATTGCGAAAAGTAATGCAGAACAATCATGAAAAACTAGGCTGGAACATCTATATTCCTAAGTTTGAATATACAACCGATAATGCTGCAATGATTGCCATGGTGGCGCAATTGAAATTTGAAAGAGGAGAATTTACCGATTTGAGAACCTCTGCCACTTCAAAATATGATTTATGA
- a CDS encoding TrmH family RNA methyltransferase translates to MQKDLEQTFEYLKQFLTEERLTKIEHFSQESSDFVLPVVEDVYQFRNAAAIVRSVEACGFHKVVALQEEYSFEPNLRVTKGADTWVEVEKLPRNMESFQKIKDRGYKIVAVSLENNAKMLPEYEITEPIALVFGTEMEGVSKEILEFADETLAIPMYGFTRSFNVSVAASICMYELKQKLIKSDIDYKLNEEKLLRMKILWAVNSMRSGQQIFEKYLRENNIDWK, encoded by the coding sequence ATGCAGAAAGATTTAGAACAGACGTTTGAGTATTTAAAACAGTTTTTAACAGAGGAAAGATTAACGAAAATAGAGCATTTTTCTCAGGAAAGTTCAGATTTTGTGCTTCCGGTGGTAGAAGATGTGTATCAGTTCAGAAATGCGGCGGCCATTGTACGTTCTGTAGAAGCTTGCGGATTTCATAAGGTGGTGGCTTTGCAGGAAGAATATAGTTTTGAACCCAACCTTCGTGTTACAAAAGGTGCCGATACCTGGGTTGAGGTAGAAAAGCTTCCCCGAAATATGGAATCTTTTCAGAAAATAAAAGACAGAGGATACAAAATTGTTGCTGTTTCGCTGGAAAATAATGCGAAAATGTTGCCTGAATATGAAATTACAGAACCTATTGCCTTGGTTTTTGGAACCGAAATGGAAGGGGTTTCTAAAGAAATTCTTGAGTTTGCAGATGAGACATTAGCGATTCCGATGTATGGTTTTACAAGAAGTTTTAATGTTTCTGTGGCGGCTTCCATTTGTATGTACGAACTGAAGCAAAAGCTGATAAAATCTGATATTGATTATAAGTTGAATGAAGAAAAATTATTGAGAATGAAAATTCTTTGGGCAGTTAATTCGATGAGAAGTGGCCAGCAGATTTTTGAAAAATATTTGAGAGAAAATAATATTGATTGGAAATAA
- a CDS encoding DUF2490 domain-containing protein, with translation MKKTFNIGAFVVFLFLHSFVRAQLSPPGLGDAKTAFWSAFGVKYPLDSLGKKYSMSYVGLGRKSNPDNDNLFSKQAIWVVNHEVYHSFAPHQQYSYAISYRRQPEYESDAPYKKEGIEQELRLYGRYAYTFDLNEKLKFKNTIRQEFRKFFDADFNQAEEDFQLRTRIKSQLTYNLSEKSNQKISLSVEELFSVSRLHQPDHEWTHFGYKEMRIAAYYMFTIPRSPFTIDIGYMDDLIRDSRSIHHGGVHYLAADLVWNIPSKK, from the coding sequence ATGAAAAAGACATTTAATATAGGGGCATTTGTTGTATTTTTATTCTTACACAGTTTCGTACGGGCACAGCTCAGCCCACCAGGCCTGGGAGATGCCAAAACAGCTTTTTGGTCGGCTTTTGGAGTAAAATACCCTTTGGATTCTTTGGGCAAAAAATATTCAATGAGTTATGTTGGATTAGGACGTAAAAGTAACCCTGATAATGATAATTTATTTTCTAAACAGGCCATTTGGGTAGTGAATCATGAAGTCTACCATTCTTTTGCTCCTCATCAGCAATATAGCTATGCAATAAGCTATCGTCGACAGCCGGAATATGAAAGTGATGCTCCCTACAAAAAAGAAGGAATTGAACAGGAATTGAGACTTTATGGACGATATGCGTATACTTTTGATTTGAATGAAAAATTAAAATTTAAAAACACAATTCGTCAGGAATTCAGAAAATTTTTTGATGCTGATTTCAATCAAGCAGAAGAAGATTTTCAATTACGAACACGTATTAAAAGTCAGTTGACCTACAATTTATCAGAAAAGAGCAATCAAAAAATATCTTTAAGTGTTGAAGAGCTATTTTCCGTAAGTCGCCTTCATCAACCGGATCATGAATGGACCCACTTTGGGTATAAAGAAATGCGAATTGCCGCTTATTATATGTTTACAATCCCGCGTTCTCCATTTACTATAGATATCGGGTATATGGATGACCTGATCCGTGACAGCAGAAGTATTCACCACGGCGGAGTTCATTATCTGGCTGCTGATCTGGTGTGGAATATTCCTTCTAAAAAATAG
- a CDS encoding IS1182 family transposase, with product MLIQQEKLPLSAYSGLYDLIVPKENLLRKINELIDFSFIYDELLSKYCLNNGRNAESPVRMFKYLLLKSIYTVSDVDVVERSRYDMSFKYFLDMTPEEDVINPSSLTKFRKLRLKDSDLLSLLIGKTVSIAIEKGIIKSRSIIVDATHTLSMSNPFSTIEVLRERSKLLRKTVYQFDEEFKTKMPSKNIENDLNKELDYCRELEKRIENEASIREIPAVKEKLNLLKETVRDTGEQMVFSKDADAKTGHKSADSSFFGYKTHLAMSEERIITAAVVTSGEKGDGPELPKLLQMSQDNGMEVDAIIGDAAYSGKENLKIAGEQNIKIVARLNPSITQGFRKDEDRFDYNKDADRFVCPAGHLAIRKARGGKKHVGGNQVDTYYFDIEKCKVCPLKEGCYKEGAKSKTYSVSIKSDLHKEQMIFQESDYYKEKSKHRYKIEAKNSELKNVHGYDRAIANGIENMQMQGAMAIFTVNLKRILKLI from the coding sequence ATGTTAATACAGCAAGAAAAACTTCCGTTGAGTGCCTATTCCGGTTTGTATGATTTAATTGTACCGAAGGAAAACCTTCTTAGAAAAATTAATGAGCTGATTGATTTTTCTTTCATCTATGATGAGCTTTTGAGCAAATACTGCTTAAACAATGGTCGCAATGCTGAAAGTCCGGTACGGATGTTTAAATACCTGCTTTTAAAAAGTATTTATACAGTTTCTGATGTAGATGTGGTAGAGCGTTCCCGGTATGATATGTCCTTTAAATATTTCTTGGATATGACTCCGGAAGAAGATGTAATCAATCCCAGTTCCCTTACAAAATTCAGAAAACTGCGTTTGAAAGATAGTGATCTTTTAAGCTTGCTCATTGGTAAAACCGTGAGTATTGCGATTGAAAAAGGCATCATCAAATCCAGATCCATCATTGTAGATGCCACTCACACCTTGTCGATGAGCAATCCTTTTTCAACGATAGAAGTATTGCGGGAGCGCTCAAAACTGCTTCGCAAGACCGTTTATCAGTTTGATGAAGAATTTAAAACTAAAATGCCCTCAAAAAATATTGAAAATGATTTAAACAAAGAATTGGATTATTGCAGAGAACTCGAAAAACGCATTGAAAACGAAGCTTCTATCAGGGAGATTCCTGCTGTAAAGGAGAAGCTGAATCTTTTGAAGGAAACAGTGAGAGACACCGGGGAGCAGATGGTTTTTTCAAAAGATGCCGACGCTAAAACGGGTCACAAATCGGCTGACAGTTCTTTTTTCGGATACAAAACGCACTTGGCGATGAGCGAAGAGCGGATTATTACGGCGGCCGTGGTAACTTCGGGAGAAAAAGGCGACGGCCCGGAACTGCCAAAATTACTGCAGATGAGCCAGGACAACGGGATGGAGGTAGATGCCATCATTGGTGACGCTGCTTACAGCGGAAAAGAAAATCTGAAAATTGCGGGCGAACAAAATATTAAAATAGTAGCCAGACTTAATCCTTCCATCACCCAGGGTTTTCGAAAAGATGAAGACCGTTTTGATTACAATAAAGATGCCGACCGTTTTGTGTGTCCTGCAGGGCATTTGGCGATTCGCAAAGCTCGTGGCGGGAAGAAACACGTAGGCGGAAATCAAGTGGATACCTATTATTTTGATATTGAAAAATGCAAGGTTTGCCCATTAAAAGAAGGATGTTATAAAGAAGGAGCAAAATCTAAAACTTATTCGGTTTCCATAAAATCAGACTTACATAAGGAGCAAATGATTTTTCAGGAAAGCGATTATTACAAAGAAAAATCGAAACACCGCTATAAAATCGAAGCCAAAAACAGCGAGCTTAAAAACGTACACGGCTACGACAGGGCGATTGCAAATGGTATTGAAAATATGCAAATGCAGGGTGCAATGGCTATTTTCACTGTCAATTTGAAGAGAATCCTGAAATTAATATAG
- a CDS encoding asparaginase has product MKRKVLLIYTGGTIGMEKDYETGSLRAFDFGNIFEKMPEMKLMECEVFVHPFEKPLDSSDMGPEEWKIIAHYIHKNYHQYDGFLILHGTDTMSYTASALSFMLKGLTKPVILTGSQLPIGDLRTDAKENLLTSLYYASLYEQNDAVIQEVAIYFEYKLLRGNRTLKYSAEYFDAYSSPNYPILGQSGVHLNIIKDNLHRCDPRIEFHVDDHISEDIIFWRIFPGMNLNHFKEIPTMKVLILQVFGSGTIFSSEKTVETLQQIRNNGTEIVVVSQCISGGISFGKYENSNIFSRIGAISGKDITAESAITKAMHLIDNPNYRGSFADNFARSLCGEISK; this is encoded by the coding sequence ATGAAACGTAAAGTCCTGCTTATTTATACTGGTGGAACCATTGGTATGGAAAAAGATTATGAAACCGGAAGCCTTCGCGCCTTTGATTTTGGAAATATTTTTGAGAAAATGCCCGAAATGAAGCTTATGGAGTGTGAAGTTTTCGTTCATCCTTTTGAAAAACCGCTGGATTCTTCAGACATGGGCCCCGAGGAATGGAAAATCATTGCTCATTACATTCATAAAAATTACCATCAATATGACGGATTTTTAATTCTTCACGGAACAGATACCATGTCATATACCGCGTCTGCATTAAGTTTTATGCTGAAAGGTTTGACAAAGCCAGTTATTTTAACCGGTTCACAACTTCCCATTGGAGATTTAAGAACGGACGCAAAGGAAAATCTTCTCACCAGTCTTTACTATGCCAGTTTATACGAGCAAAATGATGCGGTTATTCAGGAAGTGGCCATTTATTTTGAATATAAATTATTGAGAGGAAACCGTACATTGAAGTATTCTGCGGAGTATTTTGACGCTTATTCAAGCCCCAACTACCCTATTCTTGGGCAATCGGGAGTTCATTTAAATATTATTAAAGATAATTTGCATCGTTGTGATCCGAGAATTGAATTTCATGTAGACGATCATATTTCTGAAGATATTATTTTCTGGAGAATTTTTCCGGGCATGAATCTGAATCACTTTAAAGAAATTCCTACGATGAAAGTTCTTATCCTCCAGGTTTTCGGTTCCGGAACGATTTTCAGCAGTGAGAAAACAGTGGAAACGCTTCAGCAAATAAGAAATAACGGAACTGAGATCGTGGTGGTAAGCCAGTGTATTTCAGGAGGTATTTCGTTTGGGAAATACGAAAACAGCAATATATTCTCCAGAATCGGTGCCATCAGCGGAAAAGATATTACTGCGGAAAGTGCCATCACCAAAGCCATGCACTTAATCGACAACCCGAATTACCGCGGAAGCTTCGCCGATAACTTCGCAAGAAGCCTTTGTGGAGAAATTTCAAAGTAA
- a CDS encoding translocation/assembly module TamB, which translates to MAKLENNNENENKKSVAGNLGDQVHKAVENAEGVVKETVKGASELASDAIHHPVETAEEFGKQAIKDVTSYSWWAKLLLILFWLGFGLITAIIIIINLPITKQWAADQALQLVNRDFKAQMSTESVEVNFFGNVKIKGLKIKDNKGLDFITAKEFIANSDWFSLAKNVGKNNSLSFNSLTLKNADVKVITYKGDSISNFIRFTQLFDSGKKHDPNKPPFQLNSRLQILDSKVSIVNLNSPGDKGEWLTATNFNLKAPNVKVNGANISAIINNMSFTTKRWGKSHLVDTFSTELSMTPDFLFLKDLTLNTDHSLLQGDIKFNLHKGSWADFADRVRWDMNLEQGSQLSGYDISYFVTNWDNFIPFNVSGKMTGPLNKFSLENFHISNPTVNIATKTMKVNNLLKGNFLIETNNLSADFTYKDLKAMMPAFISIKMKNFADDFGKLKYNGTAKVNPEQVYVENGNLMTGIGQAKITKFSLTDYSTAIPKFTGLAEVKDLNTSVITKNKTVGLISGRFDINGQSFDVNTMKLTTKSQITSIEIMDKEINNLYLDGVLDHKKYNGLITINDEQAKAAIKGLIDFSTSRVAMNVDADVSYLNMNYFTNKPGNQIVSGKVVGKMSMSSINDLTLDVEANSLNFVTATQKYNIPSAKLKTFVEGGNRVIDVDAPGAANGKISGRYNLADLAGMVENGLGKILVGPPPRKLYRGQNFTMGFDVEQGLVNYFLPDLRIPKGAKVEGEYDGNSNNLILNLDAAALKYMMTKTEEITEADKALAAANPDYKLNDRENISKDSAMVDSVVVRINTANLSEQLYARVSRLQYNKNIIKDLVLSGKNEDNSTLHLSTTFKHGSPEDELEDNLKVYAINVDQSTNEIGDYVFRFEPTEVKLNNVTWAIDTSPTLNHSITYRKKTSDFDIHNLRIYSDNSALLIKDAQFKSIKDFYVEADIDNFAIEKLMEMQSGGNSMNIKGLANGTVKIRMDKSTLQPLVDMTIDDIMMNGNDMGDITISATNGFSLNVYDIDVKVSSAGVLGNNSLNLTGTVNNNTATPTIDLTAEMRDFDLAFTQQFVQSIFGNLRGKATGDLKIAGKFNDLDYSGDIGLKGFGLKLLFTGVDYSFDDTVVPLSKGLAILNNIEVHDGRSNSKGNISGAIQFETLSSMGVNLVMRADNLLMLNTTQKDSDLFWGRVYGQGDLYVDGPVSGLNISTPNMKALNGSTFTFNSGSTSNVEEFKMLRFLKEGKDGLVTLEEKKKTGANMNIDFNLDVDKGTTVNVLIGDDVGNITVKGVADDLRFVMSRQGNIGMGGTYKVENGTFVSKAILNKTFQIDKGSSIRWDGDAMKPALDIKANYIRMVSNAGQYLNMGSLQPISILLQANITQSLIDPKVDLNVTAMDVSSQIKETLAAKMSQEGEKVLQFGSILLLNSFNVSNTGGVDIDVAGVAESSGYNILLKQLGSVLNTMSNEFQIDLNYVKGDQYSNTGDRANAGISVAVSPRINVKTGLGIPLTKTEATETNYLSGEGSIEYDVSKKNDGSLVLRGYSKPSNIGMGITGAGTNGSANQAYGGGIVWTKSFNSLFKKKKDKKKPESKSEIKTDSTKSGGK; encoded by the coding sequence ATGGCAAAGTTAGAGAATAATAACGAGAATGAGAACAAAAAATCAGTAGCTGGTAACTTAGGGGATCAGGTACATAAGGCTGTGGAAAATGCTGAAGGGGTTGTAAAAGAGACTGTTAAAGGTGCGTCTGAGCTGGCATCAGATGCCATTCATCATCCCGTGGAAACAGCTGAAGAGTTTGGTAAACAGGCGATAAAAGATGTTACCAGCTATTCCTGGTGGGCTAAATTATTACTCATTCTTTTTTGGCTGGGATTTGGTCTTATCACAGCAATTATCATTATTATCAATCTTCCGATCACCAAACAATGGGCTGCCGATCAGGCTTTGCAATTGGTTAATCGAGATTTTAAGGCACAAATGTCTACCGAAAGTGTTGAGGTTAATTTTTTCGGGAATGTAAAGATCAAAGGGTTGAAAATAAAAGATAATAAAGGGCTTGATTTTATTACGGCTAAAGAATTTATTGCCAATTCAGATTGGTTTTCATTAGCAAAGAATGTTGGCAAAAACAACTCTTTAAGTTTTAATTCTTTAACCTTAAAAAATGCAGACGTAAAAGTAATCACTTATAAAGGTGACAGTATTTCCAACTTTATCCGTTTTACCCAGTTATTCGACAGTGGGAAAAAGCATGATCCGAATAAGCCTCCTTTTCAGTTAAATTCACGATTACAGATTCTTGATTCTAAGGTTTCTATTGTTAATTTAAACTCTCCCGGAGATAAAGGAGAATGGCTGACGGCAACAAATTTTAACCTGAAAGCGCCTAACGTAAAAGTAAACGGCGCCAATATCTCTGCCATCATCAATAATATGTCTTTCACCACAAAAAGGTGGGGTAAATCTCATTTGGTGGATACTTTTTCCACGGAATTATCCATGACGCCGGATTTTCTTTTTCTTAAAGATTTAACATTAAATACCGATCACTCGCTGTTGCAGGGAGATATTAAATTTAATCTTCATAAAGGTTCTTGGGCGGACTTTGCAGACCGTGTCCGTTGGGATATGAATCTTGAACAGGGAAGCCAATTGAGCGGGTATGACATCAGTTATTTTGTGACGAATTGGGATAATTTTATTCCTTTCAATGTGTCCGGAAAAATGACAGGCCCATTAAATAAATTTTCTCTCGAAAACTTCCATATCAGTAATCCAACGGTGAATATTGCCACCAAAACCATGAAGGTGAATAATTTACTGAAAGGTAATTTTTTGATTGAAACCAATAACCTGTCTGCGGATTTTACCTACAAAGATCTAAAAGCAATGATGCCGGCATTTATTTCTATCAAAATGAAAAATTTTGCGGATGATTTCGGTAAATTAAAATATAACGGTACGGCAAAAGTGAACCCTGAACAGGTGTATGTGGAAAACGGAAATTTGATGACGGGAATTGGTCAGGCGAAAATTACAAAATTCTCCCTGACAGATTACAGCACCGCTATTCCTAAATTTACGGGTCTCGCAGAAGTAAAAGATTTGAATACTTCGGTTATTACTAAAAATAAAACGGTAGGTCTTATTTCAGGAAGGTTTGACATCAACGGACAAAGTTTTGATGTCAACACCATGAAACTAACCACAAAATCTCAGATCACAAGCATCGAAATCATGGATAAAGAAATTAATAATCTTTATCTGGATGGTGTACTCGATCATAAAAAATACAACGGACTCATTACGATTAATGATGAACAGGCAAAAGCTGCGATTAAAGGTTTAATTGATTTCAGTACCTCACGAGTGGCAATGAATGTTGATGCGGATGTGAGTTATTTAAATATGAATTATTTTACCAATAAGCCGGGAAACCAAATCGTGAGCGGAAAAGTGGTTGGTAAAATGTCGATGTCTTCTATTAATGATTTAACGCTTGATGTGGAAGCCAATAGTTTAAATTTTGTAACGGCTACTCAAAAATATAATATTCCGAGTGCAAAGCTGAAGACTTTTGTGGAAGGAGGAAACCGAGTGATTGATGTGGATGCGCCGGGAGCTGCTAACGGGAAAATTTCAGGACGTTATAATCTTGCTGATTTAGCAGGAATGGTGGAAAATGGTTTAGGAAAAATTTTGGTAGGTCCACCGCCGAGAAAGCTCTACAGAGGGCAAAACTTTACGATGGGCTTTGATGTGGAGCAAGGTTTGGTTAATTATTTCTTACCAGATCTTCGAATTCCTAAAGGTGCAAAAGTAGAAGGTGAATACGACGGTAATTCAAATAATCTGATTCTTAATCTTGATGCTGCTGCGTTGAAATATATGATGACCAAAACTGAGGAAATCACCGAAGCAGATAAAGCGCTGGCTGCTGCCAATCCTGATTATAAGTTAAATGACAGGGAGAACATCAGCAAAGACAGTGCAATGGTAGACAGTGTTGTGGTTAGAATTAATACAGCAAATCTCAGTGAGCAGTTGTATGCTCGTGTAAGTAGGCTTCAGTACAATAAAAATATTATCAAAGATCTTGTGTTAAGCGGTAAGAATGAAGATAATTCCACGTTGCATTTATCGACAACATTTAAACACGGAAGTCCTGAAGATGAGCTTGAAGATAATCTTAAAGTGTATGCCATAAATGTAGATCAGTCCACCAATGAAATTGGAGATTACGTTTTCAGGTTTGAACCTACCGAGGTGAAATTGAATAATGTAACCTGGGCAATAGATACCAGTCCCACGCTTAATCATTCTATTACGTATCGTAAAAAAACTTCGGATTTTGATATTCACAATCTCCGGATCTATTCTGATAACAGTGCTCTGCTTATTAAAGATGCTCAGTTTAAATCGATCAAGGATTTCTATGTAGAGGCTGATATCGACAATTTTGCAATCGAGAAACTCATGGAAATGCAGTCTGGAGGAAATTCGATGAATATTAAAGGATTAGCCAACGGAACTGTGAAGATCCGAATGGATAAAAGTACGTTGCAGCCTTTGGTGGATATGACAATTGATGATATCATGATGAACGGAAATGATATGGGTGATATTACGATTTCTGCAACCAACGGTTTCTCTCTGAATGTATATGATATTGATGTAAAAGTAAGTTCTGCGGGTGTTTTAGGCAATAACAGCTTAAACTTAACAGGAACTGTAAATAACAATACAGCGACACCAACCATTGATCTTACGGCTGAAATGCGTGATTTCGATCTGGCGTTCACGCAGCAATTTGTACAGTCTATTTTCGGAAATTTACGAGGTAAGGCAACAGGAGATCTTAAAATTGCCGGAAAATTCAATGATCTTGATTATAGTGGAGATATTGGATTGAAAGGTTTTGGATTGAAACTGTTGTTTACTGGTGTGGATTATTCATTTGATGATACTGTCGTTCCTTTATCAAAAGGCCTGGCGATTCTTAATAATATTGAAGTTCACGACGGAAGATCCAATTCAAAAGGAAATATTTCTGGAGCTATTCAGTTTGAAACCCTTTCGTCGATGGGGGTCAATCTCGTGATGAGAGCAGATAATTTATTAATGTTGAATACCACGCAGAAAGATTCTGATCTGTTTTGGGGAAGAGTATATGGGCAGGGAGATCTTTACGTAGACGGCCCGGTTTCCGGATTGAATATTTCAACACCGAATATGAAGGCCCTGAACGGAAGTACATTTACCTTTAATTCAGGTTCAACGTCGAATGTTGAAGAATTTAAAATGCTGAGATTCCTTAAGGAAGGAAAAGACGGTTTGGTCACATTGGAAGAAAAGAAAAAGACAGGAGCTAATATGAATATCGATTTTAATCTGGATGTTGATAAAGGTACTACTGTAAATGTTTTAATCGGTGATGATGTAGGAAATATTACGGTGAAAGGGGTTGCTGATGATTTACGTTTCGTAATGAGCCGTCAGGGAAATATAGGAATGGGAGGAACGTATAAAGTGGAAAACGGAACTTTCGTTTCTAAAGCAATTCTTAATAAAACCTTCCAGATTGATAAAGGAAGCAGCATCCGTTGGGATGGCGATGCCATGAAACCCGCGCTTGACATCAAAGCTAATTATATAAGAATGGTTTCCAATGCAGGCCAGTATCTGAATATGGGAAGCCTGCAGCCTATTAGTATTCTTTTACAGGCTAATATCACCCAGTCTTTAATTGATCCTAAAGTTGACCTCAACGTCACTGCAATGGATGTGTCCAGTCAGATAAAAGAAACTTTGGCCGCCAAAATGAGTCAGGAAGGTGAAAAAGTACTTCAGTTTGGTTCTATTTTATTGTTAAACAGTTTTAATGTGTCTAATACAGGGGGCGTAGATATCGATGTGGCGGGTGTAGCAGAATCTTCGGGATATAATATCCTTTTAAAACAATTGGGATCTGTATTGAATACCATGAGTAACGAATTCCAAATCGATCTTAACTATGTAAAGGGGGATCAGTATTCCAATACAGGGGACAGAGCCAATGCAGGGATCAGCGTTGCGGTATCTCCGAGGATTAATGTGAAAACAGGTCTTGGAATCCCTTTAACGAAGACAGAAGCCACCGAAACCAATTATTTATCTGGAGAAGGGTCTATCGAATATGATGTTTCAAAAAAGAATGACGGAAGTTTAGTATTGCGGGGCTACTCAAAGCCAAGTAATATTGGAATGGGTATCACAGGAGCGGGAACAAACGGTTCTGCTAATCAAGCGTATGGCGGGGGTATTGTGTGGACGAAGAGCTTTAATTCTTTATTTAAGAAGAAGAAAGACAAAAAAAAGCCGGAATCTAAAAGTGAAATAAAAACAGATTCTACAAAATCAGGGGGTAAATAA